In the Balaenoptera ricei isolate mBalRic1 chromosome 1, mBalRic1.hap2, whole genome shotgun sequence genome, AGGACTGGGGGCTCAGTAGGGGAGGAGCCTGGGTGTCCCCTGCACCCCCAGGAGAATGGAAGGGCCACCTGGGGAAGGAGCAGTGTTCAGGGGTGACAGTGGTTCAGAGGCAGAAGTGCTCCTCGTGGACCCCAGCTCCATGCCGTCTCCCAGGCCAGGACTCCTCCGCTGGACCCTGCTGAGCTGGACACTGGGCCTCCGAGAAGCCCTTGAAGGGAGCCCTTGAAGAGGCATCTCCGGAGCAGAGGACTGCGGGTCGGTGCTGAGCAGCCTCAGGAATCGGCTGGTAGGACAGGCCTGTGGCTCTAGCTGGCGGGAGCCCAATCAGGGCCACAGACAGGGCCCCAAATCAGGcgcagggctgggggaagggcccAGGGCAGGCCTCCAAGAACTTCACCGTGGCCCGCTGTGAACCCAGCTGCACACAGGAGCTAGAGGATGGACAGCAGGGCACCAGGGCCTGGGACCAGGGCTGCCAGCCCCACCCTTGTGGAAGACACCTGAGCACCTGTCACGGGTGGCCTAGGGCTGCAGGAGGAAAAGGTCCCCCAGGGAGCTAGGCTGCAGGAATTGGAACCCCTTCCACTCCCGCTGGCTGTCTAGACACTTCACTGCACCCCGCCCCCTTggcgggaggggagggatgaGTCACTCCTCAGAGCATGGCCCGCCCCCAGCTGTTTGCTCCTCAGGGTCACAGCCAGCTCCAGGATCTCAAGGACGGCCTAGCCCAGGTGGGGGAGGCCCAGCAGGGAATGCAGGGGGTGACGCAGTGTGTGCCACACACAGGGGCCCCAGGTCCGTCCTctggcccccaccccccagctctaGCACCGCACGGGGAGGCCCAGGCCGGGGAGGGGGCCCTTCTGGAGCCGCTTCACTGCTGCCTGTCACAGCTCAAGCGGGCCATCCCTGAGGCGGGGCTATTTCCAACTGCAGCAGGTGCCGCTCCCTACCCCCGCCCCACAGAGCAGGCCCGGGAGAAGACGCTTGTCCAAGCTCTGAAGGCGGACAGGCCAGCTGGGAGACACCCTGCCTGTCCCTCTGCCACAAGCCGCAAGGGCAGGGTGCCTGTGCTCCCGGCCTGGGCTCACCCCACGTGACCTGGCAAAGGGTCCAGGGCCAACCACTGGGCTGATGCCTGAGGAGCTGGGAAAAAGGGGTtcaactctccccctcccccttctctcccccccTCCCAAATAAGTACACAAGACAGTGGTTTTGGTCTAagaatgatggacatttagacaCTGGCACCAGGCTCACGCCTGACCAGTGCCACGCCAGGGACGGGCAGAGCAAGGGCAGAGAGGTAGGGAGTGGGCGCTGCGGGGGCACCAGCCAGGCTGCTGGTGTGAGGGTCGCTGgtggctgctgggggagggggagttgaGTTAGCCACAGCGACTCCAGATGTGCCGGGTCCAGGACAGCCACAGTCAGGGGCTCACGCAGAGCCGGGCGAGCCATGCTTCGCCCCTCCCAGTGCCCAGCATCGTCAGGTGGCTGGCATAGGAGGGAACCTCGGCCAAGACGCTCAGGTCTGCCCGGAGAGGGGCAAGGCCGGCCTTCAGTCCACAGCGAGTGGGTAGGTGGGCAGGGGGCAGCACCCAGCCAGATCCGGGGCAGCTGGCCACTGGCTCAGGGATGGGGTGGCGTGGTGCTGTCCGTCATGCCGTGGTTGAGGCTTGGGATCCAGATCACAGTGGAAGGTCCAGCTGGGCAAGTTGGCATCTATCCTTCACCCTCTGGATACGGCACTGCTCTTTCAGACCAGGCCCCGTGTTCCCAGCCACCTGCCCCCAGTCACCATGGAAAGTCCTCACCAGACACacaaaaggaaggggagggagcccAGCCCTGGTGAACTACCAGCTTCCCCCGAGGTCAGGGAACACTCACCCCCGGAAACAACAGCTGGACGCTGGGCTGCCTGCTGAGCTAAGTCATGGCTCCCAATTTGTCAGATGCCCACATAGGGAAACACCGCAGGACGCTTCTTACCCAAACTGGATGCTCCTGCAAAGCTTGAAGGGAGGGTCCCCAGGGGGGCTCTGGCCAGAAGCACGCACAAGCTGCCAGTCTCGGGGCCACAGACCCTCTTGGACAGCACTGGAAGGGTGGCGGGCTCCCGCAGTGGGCCCGAGATACTAAGGCACGAAGCTACCTAAGCCcattggggtggggcggggagaggaCAGGCTCCAAGTGGCCCCCTTGAGTTGGCAAAGCACACAGTGACCAAGCCATGACGACAGCCTAGTTTTTTCCAACTCGGCACAGGCTGGAGGCGCAGGGTGACTGCCCGGGGGTGCCAATGGCTCTTGCAAGAAGGGTCTCTGTGTTCTGACGGTCCCCCCCAAGGGCTctggagagaggggagagccCTGCACGTGGCTGGCATCTCCGCTCAGGCCCAAGGGCCAGTCCTGAGCTGGAGTTTCAGAGGCGGCTGCTCAGCTGGAAAGGTCGTGCGGTGATTCCAAGGCCCTGGGAAGGGCCGGCCGGTGCCCCATCTATCTCCAGCAAGCCCTGCGTGGAGATCCTAAGGAGGGAGCAGAAGCGGGGAGGGGAGAGCGGGCCAAGGGCCTGGGGCCTCCCGCACCCTAGTCGGGCAGGCAGAGCCCGGGCTGGCGGGCGCCTCGCGCTTCAGGGCTGCCTGCGCAGGCCCGGGCGCCCGAAGGCCGGGTGCATGAGGTTCTCCGTGATGTAGGCCACGAGCAGGCAGATGACCACGAGCATGACGCAGATGGAGCCGCCCACCGCCGTCATGGCCACAACGATCTCCCGCATGCCGGCCGGCTCGGCGGCGAACTCCACGCACTCGGCGGACGCGACGGGCTCCGGGGCGACGGCGGGTTCGGCGCGCAGCGGCAGCGACTGCAGGCACAGGCGGTAGCGCACGCCGTCGTGCACGTCGGGCAGCAGGTAGTCGCGGCAGGAGGCGCCGAGCAGCACGCGCTCGCACGGGAAGCGCGTGTAGGCGCCGCGCCACGAGCAGTTGAGCGCGAAGGCGCGCACGCGGTGCGCCTCGGCCGGCGCCAGGCGCCACTGCAGCAGCACGCTGCGGTTGCGCAGGACGTTGGCGCGCAGCGAGCGACCGGCCGAGGCGTGCGCCGCGCAGCCGGGCGCCTGGCAGCGGAAGCCGCGCGCCGGGCTGCGAAAGCACAGGCGCCCGCCGCCCGCCTCGGGGCCCTCGGGCAGCACCTTGTAGGGGCACCAGGGCGCGTCGGCCGACGGCTCCCAGCCCGGCGGCGTCGGGGCGGCCGCGGCGCAGGGCGGCGGCGCGCAGgcggccagcagcagcagcaacagtggAGCGCGCATCCTGCGGCTGGgccgggcggcggcggggcgCGGGCTCGAGGGCGCACGGGCGCGGGCAGTGGGTCGCGCCGGCCGCACCGCCGCTCCCCGCGCTCGCCCGGCTCGCCGCGCCCTCCGCCGCCGCCCGCTCCGACCCGCCCCCGCGCCCCGTGCGCGCTCGGACCCGGCGCGGCGGCGGAGGCGGGGCCACTCATCGCCCCGCCCCCCTTAACCCTCGCCGGGCCGCGGCCCCTGCGGTGGGCGGATCTCAAAGGAGAGGGGGTGGCcgcgtgggtggggagggggctggcgcCGCCCAGGCGGCTGTGCCCCTCGGCCTGTCGCCGTGTGAGCGCCCTTCGGAGCCCTGCCCTTTCCCTGCTCCTTCCAGGCTTTTCCCGGGCTTTCCCGTGGGCCGCGGCGGGCTGGGGTCTCGAGTCGTGGCGCCCGGGGACAGCTCCGCGACTCTCCTTGGCCACACCTGGCAAGGATGCCGTGCCTCCGGATGGTGGGGAGCAGCGGCCTGGAGCGAGCGCGCGCGGCTCCACGCCGCCCCATCCCAGACCCGCGGTGGGGACCGGCAAAGAAAGGGTCCCATCTGCCGTGACCTGGAGCGGGTGAGGACGGAAACTCCTTcgccctcagggcttctgctccttTAGAGGTGGACAGCGCCGACCTGGGAGGGGCGCCAGAGAGATGAGACTTTCTCTGCTGAAACTATTCACTCCGCACCGAAGAGGCAGCTAGCTACAGGGTGGACCACTCTCGGCTCTAATTAATCCTTCCCCCGCCTCCCCGCAGATATGGCCCTGGGGCAACCCTCCGGATCGCCCGGGAAGAGGGCCAGGGCTGGACAAAGGGAACAGCCCCGCCACAAGCCCACCTGGTGCAGCGGGTGGGCATCACTACCCGGGGAAGGAGGGACACATACCTTCCCGCACTCTGGTGTCCAGGAGGTCTGAGACCGTAGGCCCTCCATCCCCTCCAACCTAACCGTCCCGTGCTCAAGACACCTCTCCAGGACCAGGGGACACCTAGCCAGGCCTGCCTGATGTGACTGGATGTGAAGTAGGAGCACATCATGTGCAGGCAGCACACCTCTGAGCCCTGGGCAGGGAGGCGAGGAGGGGTCCCTGGCAACTGTCCTGTGGGCTGTAGTCTCCCGGCAGCCACTTCCAGGTGCTGTTCTCatctgggggagagagaggagggactaGGTGGGCTGCAGCACTCACTGAGTCCTTGGTCCCCATACACCCACCCAAGgagcaccccacctccacccccgccTCACTATTTCCGGGTCATCCCGCCAAATTCCGGGTCAGCACCAGATCGCAAGCCCTGTACCAGAGCCTGAAGCCAAGGGTCAGCGGTCCCCTACCCAGACCCAGCACACCAGCCAGAAAACCCTGCCCCCAACACCAGGCCTCTCCAGCTCCTTGAGACCCCAAGCAGGGTCTCCCCAGGCCGCTGCACCTAGTTGGGGAGGGCTGCGGGCGAAGGTTTGGAGAGAGGCacccctggccctgcccctggcttctaccccctccccaggcagggAGGGCCCTGGGCTCAGACTCCTGCCCAGCTTTGTGGGGAACTCAGGGGGCAGAAAGTGACAGTGATCCAGGGACCCCGCGTCCTCACCCCGAGCTCCCTGGGGCCTCGACCAGCTTGCTCACACCGGTTTCCTGGGGAAGCTGAGGTCGCCGCGGCCGCTCTGCCCGAGGGGTAGGGACGGGACAGTGCTCAGAGGGGGCCATGCTCTACGGTGGCCCAGGTCTCCACTGCCAGGTCTTCTGGGCCAGAGAGCAGCCAGGTGACCATTCCACCTGCCCACTCCAGAGAGGAGCTGGGCAGAAACGGGACTGTTCAGAGCTTTTGCAGctggtggggggtaggggagagAATCCAGTTAGATCCAGCCTGAGGCCTCCCTGCGGAGCCTGGTGCCCATGCCCTTAGCCTGttctggggctgggggctcaCCAGTGCTGAGCTTTTCCTGGTCTGGCAGCTCCTGGCTAGGTGGAAGGGCCAGGCATGGAGTTGCCAGCTCTGCTGTTCCCCCACCTGGGCATTTTCTCTGTGCAGGGCATCTTTGGGCaaagagcaggggaggggagggggagggctgtGCCCTACGTGTCCCCGTGCAGGATTGGGGAGGGCGGATGTGAGGAAGCTCTGCTTCCCAGCTGAGGGTTCTGGGCTGGTGTAGCAAACTAACTGTCCCCAGAGATCACGGGGGACCCCACCCTTCACCCCACATCAGGCCCCATACCCACCTCTGCAGCTGCCCCTGCCAGTGGCCAGCGGGGTCACCGTCTGTTGTCCTCCGAAGGCCCAGTACCAGGGCTTAGCTCTGTGGAGGGGCTGGAGCCCCCTGTGCCACCAGCCACAGCCTCTGAGGAACGTGGATGGATTCTGGGCCCCTTCCCCTGGCCCCATAGAGACAGCCCATCCCAGATCCTGGATCTACCAGCCCTGAGATCCCCCAGCCAGAGCCCCCTGACAGCTCCCTGCCCAGAAGTAGGAGCTAATGGGGTTTGCAGGAGCATCCAGGGCTGCTGTCATTCCTGCCCCATTAAGGGAAGGTGAGGAGGAAGTCAAGGTCAGTACCCACCTACCCCAGGTAGCCGAGCGTGGCACCAGtggcctccctcccaccagaaAGGGCACGTGGGCAAGACCGCAAAGACCAGATGGCCCACCTTTAAGCTGCTCCCCACCCATCAGGGTAGCTCCCTCACTGCACAGAGACCCTCCTTCTGGCTGGAGCCAGCTTCCTAGGCAATTGCACTGGAAACTAGAGGATGGAGCCCCGGCTGTGCAGACACGGGAGCCGGTGCTGGGCACAGCCAGGCTGGAGTGAAGACAGGGGAGGGGCAGCAGACAGAGAGGGACCAACACGTGAGTTGAAGGCAAACCCAATGCCCCCACACCCCACACCATGTCGCGGGCAGGTGGCACCTTCCTGCCCCACGCTTGTCCTGACTCCCAGTACTAGCGCCTCCATTTCCCTTTGCGGGCCTCTATTCTCTGCTCTCAGGCTTTGGGGCTTTGGGTGGGCTCATCCACCTCGCCCAGGGGCTGGTGGAGCACCAGGCCTGGCCAGTCAGACCGTCCCCTTGGCCTCAAGGCCTTTGCCGAAGCTTACGGGAAAGTGTGGTTGCTCTACTGGCAGAGGTAGACGTCCAGCTGCTGACCGAAAGGTATATCAGGGGAAGAGCTGGTCTGAGGATGAAGCCACCCCCTGAGAGAGGCAAGAAACCtgccagagggacttccctggtggtccagtggttaagaatccgacttccaatgcaggggacacgggttcgatccctggtcgggaaactaagatcccacatgccacggggcaactaagcctacacaccgcaactactgagcctgcgagccacaactagagagatgcccacgcgccgcaacgaaagatcccgcatgccacaactaagacccaacacagccaaataaataaataagtatttttttaaaaaaaaagaaagaaaggaagaaaagaaacctgCCAGAGTATTTGCACCAAGTGTCTGGATCCAACCTTGCCTAAAGCAAGCCCACCCCTGGACTTCAAAAGCACAGGGGCCAGGAAAGCCCCTCTGTGCAGACACTGGAACACCAGCTTTCTGACCATTGCAACTCAGAGTCCCACCGAATGCGTGGCCTGCAGGCCCCGCTGACCTTGCCAACTCCACCTCCCATCCCTCCACCCTGACCCCTTCCCTTTCCTAGAACCCCCAGGTCACTCCCTCTGCCTGACGTCCCCTCCCTGAAGACCGGAGCatcttcccccagccccacccgccccccaccctgGCTGGGGTCCAGAGGCCCGCCCCCTTCCCCAGCTGTGGACTGTGGACACAGACCGAACCCCAGGGCTGAGCTTCCTGCGAGGGGCCAGCGAGGTGAGGCAGAGACCACAAGGAAGGAGAAACCATTTCTGTGCAAGGAAAACGTGGTTTCCCGGGTCTCCTGTTGGGTGAGCAAGCGGGGGCTCGACGTTGGGAGGTCCAGCTGGGGCTGGCCCTGAGGATGGGGCGGGCAAGGAGGGGAGAGGCCTCCATCCAGCTCCCACAGGGCCAGCTCGGACACACTTCCCTGTCTGAAGGGCTGCTTTCCGGAGGTCACCAGCTGTGTGGTTATTTCCTGGACATTTTCTTTAAATCCATTTACAGGATACATCATATCACAAccacaaataaaagaaaagtcAATGTCAGACGGTGTTGGCTTCTGGGCTTCCTGCTTGGAGGCTTCAGACTGACTGTCAAAGGTTGTCCGCGGAAGCCTCCACGGCCTTCATCCTCTCCGAACCCCGCCTGCCGCCCGAGCCCAGAAGGCTGCTGGCCGCCCCCGGCATCCCTGTAGTCCCCCCCACTCGGGGAGGGGGCGTACAGGTGACTTCACCCAGGTCGCACCTCACTGGCGGGGGTCCGAGCTCCAGGACCTGTGGGAAATGGTTCCACCCAGCAGGGGAGGTTGGACCAGCCTGAAGCAACAACAGCAACTTCCGGGGAACCCCCTGCCTCCAGACAAGGTGATCCCCCCCAGCCCATCTGGCTGGGAGAAAGAAGCTGGTGTTGGGCCGCTCGGACCCTGAGCACGGAGGTCACGGGGACACGCGGGTGACCGCTGTGTGGGTTGTATGAAAAGGAGAGGGTTCGGGGCGGCAGCTCGTCCTCGGCCCCTCCCGGCCTCGGCGTTCACGGTGTCCTCAGGGGCCAGGAACCACCCCCTCTGCTGCCTTTGCATCTCCGGCTGCCGAAGGTCCTCTCTTCCCTCAGGCCAGCCTTGCTCACACCCCAGAGGACCAGGGGGCTTGGGGGTGCGGCCTGACATCCGGGGAAGGGGGCCTTTTCGGGGCGCAGTGCTCCCCTCTTGGCAGAGCTGGGCTCTGAGAAGCAGGTCGACAAGCTCGGGTTGGTCTCCGTGGGGCTGCGTTTCTCACCTGCGGGACCTGAAGTTGCCTCCAACCACTGGCTGGATGGCCCAGactgctgtgtggcctcagggctCCAGTGCCCCGTCCCCGGTAGGTGAACCTGGGGGGGGACGACCCACACCCCATGCCCTGTGAGGGGAGGGAGAGCGGAGGGGACACTAGACAGAGGCTGCCTGGGTCCCCGGGTGCCCCAGGCCCCCCTCCCAGTGCACGCTGAGAGCCTTCGTACAACTCACCGCCTGCTTTGCATCTGCAGTGAGGCGGCCGGGGCAGAGGGGACAGGTGGGCACCCAGCCCCCACTGTTTTCCTGCCCAGACATCCCTGCTTCTCTGCTCCCTGAGGACAGAGATGCCCTGGGCGTTTGCAGGCATGTCCCCAGGGCAGAGTGGGCAGGGGGCTGGCACCTGTTTTCTCACCTGCAGAGTCAGGAGAGGAAGGTCCTGGTCTCCAGGGCCCCTGCCAGGGATCCTGCCTGCGCAGCTCGGAGCTCGGGGTGGCTGGCTTCTCCGGGCCCCCAGCAGCTCTGTCAGAGCACAGCATGCTGTGGACCGTAAGGGGCAGACCCTGTGCCCGAGGCTCCCAGGACACGCAGGACAGGACCTGGCCTGGGACCTGGCTCCCTTCCCTCCCTAGTGTGGATGAGCCAGGAACCGGCAGTACCAGGGGACAGCAGTTGGGCCCAAAGGGACGCCTGACCATGAGCTGGGCAGCAGGCAGGggcggaaactgaggctcagggggtcCACGAGGCTGGGACATGGGGCAGGTCCCAGCCGGGGGTCTTCCCTGTGGAGGGACCTACAGGGCTCTCGGtgggtccctccctcccttcccgccCTCCTCACAGTACAGATCAGCACAGGCCTCGGCAACATGATAGCTTTTGCTGAAAATGCATTGAATTGAGCAAAAAAAAGTGGTGAGCAGAGAGTAGAATCTGCTGTGTTGTTTCCAAGGACCGGAGAGGAGGCCCATGTGTGAGGTCACTCAGATCCCCTCTGGCCCGTTTCTGCTTTTGTACAGATGCCCTCATGGAGCCAGTGGTGGCCGAGGGCCTCAAGAAGGCTGGATGAGGGCTGGGCCTTGCTGATCAGCCTGGGCTCAGGGCATCTGCGGCTCTGCTGGCCCTCATCAGCCCGGCCCCTGCCCACCTCGTCTCAGGCCACTTTACTGACTGAAAGCTACCCAGACGCCCTAGGAAATTGCCCATCTCgtttacattttcaaatgtatCGGCATAAAAACGTccacagtgggcttccctggtggcgcagtggttgagaatctgcctgctaatgcaggggacacgggttcgagccctggtctgggaagatcccacatgccacggagcaactgggcccgtgagccacaactactgagcctgcgcgtctggagcctgtgccccgcaacgggaggggccgcgatagtgaaaggcccgcgcaccgcgatgaagagcggcctccgcaccgcgatgaagagtggcccccacttgccgcaactagagaaagccctcacacgaaaactaagagacccaacacagccataaataaataaataaataaataaataaagtattaaaaaaaaaaaaaaaaaaaaaaaaacgtccaCAGTGCTCTCGTTCTCGCTGCATATGTAATCATCTTTTTCATTCTTAACGTGGAAGAAAAATGTATCGCTCACCACGCCCCATTTGTGTTTAGAAAGGATCTATTTTGCCCTTCCCTAATCTCTGCAGGCCTGTCTTTCTGGAAGGTGAACCGGGGCGTTCCAGCCTCCGGCCCTGCTTAGTTCCCAGCTGCTGCAGGAGATGTATCCGGAGGGACAGTGAGAGGGCGTCTCAGCCGCCCCTGCTCGGCTGTGTCCTCAGAAATTCGGGCTCTGGGAATGTACACGTCTCTCCTCTCCAGTTAGTGTGGAGAATGGGGATAAACTTCTCCTGTTCTCCTTCCAATGCTATAAAGCTGCCCCCGGGCCTGCAGTTGGCACAAAGATGCCTCCTCTGACCCCTGGACTTCCGAGAGTGGACCCGTCTCCCCCCAGATCCAGCCTTCTGATTGGGTCTTTGCCCTGATAACACTGAACTGACATCTCTCAGTGTGAAGCGTCCACGCGGTCTTCGTGGGCACCCCCCACGCTGCTCTGTGACCACAGGGCCAGGACGGTGACAGTGCAGGCCTCAACCTTAGCTTCACTCTGGCAGGATAGACCTTGGCTTCAGGAGCAAGTGAATATGCCGGTAGAGGGctgacctgtttttttttaagttaattaattaatttttggctgcgttgggtcttcgttgctacacgcgggctttctctagctgcggcgagcgggggctactcttcgttgcggtgcgcgggcttctcattgcggtggcttctcttgttgcggagcacgggctctaggcacatgggcctcagtagtcgtggcgcacgggcttagttgctccgcggcatgtgggagcttcccggacgagggctcgaacccatgtcccttgcactggcaggcagattcttaaccactgcaccaccagggaagtccctgacctgtttatttatttatttatttatttttggctgcattgggtcttcattgctgcacatgggctttctcaagttgtggccagtgggggctactctttgttgcggtgcgtgggcttctcattgcggtggcttctcttgttgcagagcacgggctctaggcacgtgggcttcagtagttgtggcacgtgggctcagtagttgtggctggtgggctctagagcgcaggatcagtagttgtggcacacaggcttagttgctccgtggcatgtgggatcttcctggaccagggcttgaacccgtgacccctgcattgacaggctaaccactgcagcaccagggaagcccctgacctgTTGGTTTTGAAGAGTGTATGAACCTCGTATTACGTGATGCAGAAGAAATTCATTcgaaaacaaagtcaaggaaacAACAGGGTGGATCATGCTAGAAGAAGATAATATCACTCTGCTCCAAAGTGTCTCCAACCAGAATTTATCAGCGAAGTGAGAAATTGTTGGGGAGGCCACACAGTTTTTTTAGGTGTCTGAAACATTGAttcatattgtttattttattgctgcatagttgatttgcaatattatattagtttcaggtgtacaacatagcgattcaacgtttttatagattatactccacttaaagttattactgggacttccctggtggtccagtgggtaagactccacatttcacactcccaatgcaggaggcccgggtttcatccctggtcagggaactagatcccacatgccacaactaagagttcgcatgccgcaactaagacctggcacagccaaataagtaaataaataaatacattttttaaaattaagtaaagtTATTaccaaataatggctatatttccctgtgctaaac is a window encoding:
- the FNDC10 gene encoding fibronectin type III domain-containing protein 10; amino-acid sequence: MRAPLLLLLLAACAPPPCAAAAPTPPGWEPSADAPWCPYKVLPEGPEAGGGRLCFRSPARGFRCQAPGCAAHASAGRSLRANVLRNRSVLLQWRLAPAEAHRVRAFALNCSWRGAYTRFPCERVLLGASCRDYLLPDVHDGVRYRLCLQSLPLRAEPAVAPEPVASAECVEFAAEPAGMREIVVAMTAVGGSICVMLVVICLLVAYITENLMHPAFGRPGLRRQP